In a genomic window of Ralstonia nicotianae:
- a CDS encoding VOC family protein encodes MAVKPIPEGYHSVTPYLSIKGADKALDFYKQAFGATEIMRMAGPNGAIAHAEIRIGDSPVMMADEMPNMSCASPDTLQSTSVGLMIYVKDVDAVFANAIKTGATEVRPVQNQFYGDRSGTLKDPFGHVWTISTHVEDVAPDEMKRRMEKWTQEQAGATA; translated from the coding sequence ATGGCGGTCAAACCCATCCCCGAGGGTTACCACAGCGTCACCCCGTACCTGAGCATCAAAGGCGCCGACAAGGCCCTCGATTTCTACAAGCAGGCCTTCGGCGCCACCGAGATCATGCGCATGGCCGGCCCGAACGGCGCCATCGCGCACGCCGAGATCCGCATCGGCGATTCGCCGGTCATGATGGCCGACGAAATGCCTAACATGAGCTGCGCCAGCCCCGACACGCTGCAGAGCACGTCGGTCGGCCTGATGATCTATGTGAAGGATGTCGATGCGGTCTTCGCCAACGCCATCAAGACGGGCGCCACCGAAGTGCGGCCGGTGCAGAACCAGTTCTACGGCGACCGCTCCGGCACGCTGAAAGACCCGTTCGGCCACGTGTGGACGATCTCCACCCATGTGGAAGACGTGGCGCCGGACGAGATGAAGCGGCGCATGGAAAAGTGGACGCAGGAGCAGGCGGGCGCTACGGCCTGA
- a CDS encoding tetratricopeptide repeat protein → MGDGIEIKYCELYSIVHVNNPVGNDLACLLGVQVKNSVPMWVPMLFGSCTIAIALSCMAESAPVKPNNVESLIHRNKWKEASRAIFLEARSVDKFEWSIPAGQARAGFLEDALDTIADVAPNSQPGALLALVADVPSIPPEKKAELVKAALDMARKGSGKSSNYSRSGDLTGVALFYARTGAVPESRVVFEEALRCAESGIGEKGSGAYRRVTETMARESTGNQDWMIQLAMQHLQRAGKTADSAYSYLDLAQVAVRLQRKELASELVDLGISAAKAIDRALMRKSALEQLANVAMEAGYTKRLPEPSPSTLAVQEARSGHPEKALAIASGLSETLYVDSGLEAYRRVFDDAVKREDLETARYFAEHPIKKLASMKIVVWRRVAELQVKKGLQKDAANSYRRATATILDDLGTTRYVTEVEAIAALGESMRQNGFDAEGRKAILEAVSMIDQIPERQADGRIQAGILLSKTLWRSGMHADAKQQILRAYRAANTYSDKVGIRKGDLLSAIGQTTSIFISEVSANEPTKTPRKSRL, encoded by the coding sequence GTGGGTGATGGAATCGAAATTAAGTATTGTGAATTATATTCGATTGTTCATGTAAATAATCCAGTCGGCAACGACTTAGCATGTTTGTTGGGAGTTCAGGTGAAGAATTCAGTGCCGATGTGGGTCCCCATGTTGTTTGGTTCGTGTACTATCGCCATCGCACTTTCGTGCATGGCGGAATCTGCGCCGGTCAAGCCAAACAATGTCGAATCACTAATCCACAGGAACAAATGGAAGGAGGCGTCGCGAGCGATTTTTCTGGAAGCCAGGTCGGTAGATAAGTTTGAGTGGAGCATCCCCGCAGGGCAGGCACGGGCCGGCTTTCTCGAAGATGCCCTCGATACAATTGCTGACGTGGCGCCGAACTCACAGCCCGGGGCACTTCTAGCACTTGTTGCTGACGTTCCGTCAATTCCGCCGGAGAAGAAGGCTGAGTTGGTCAAGGCAGCACTCGATATGGCAAGGAAAGGATCCGGAAAGTCTTCGAACTATTCGAGGTCTGGAGACCTAACCGGGGTGGCGCTTTTCTATGCGCGGACAGGTGCGGTGCCTGAATCCCGCGTCGTCTTTGAAGAAGCACTAAGATGTGCCGAGAGCGGTATCGGTGAAAAAGGTAGTGGTGCGTATCGGCGGGTTACTGAAACCATGGCGCGCGAATCGACAGGTAACCAGGATTGGATGATCCAGCTAGCCATGCAGCACCTCCAGCGTGCAGGGAAAACCGCTGATTCTGCATATTCTTACCTAGACTTGGCCCAGGTTGCCGTGCGGCTCCAAAGAAAAGAGCTGGCCTCAGAACTTGTTGATCTGGGTATCTCGGCTGCGAAGGCTATCGATCGGGCGCTTATGCGGAAATCGGCGCTTGAACAATTGGCGAATGTTGCCATGGAGGCTGGATACACCAAGAGGCTGCCGGAGCCATCCCCTTCTACCTTGGCCGTTCAAGAGGCAAGATCCGGTCATCCTGAAAAGGCCCTCGCCATCGCTTCAGGGCTTTCGGAGACTTTATACGTTGATTCCGGGTTGGAGGCATACCGGCGCGTTTTCGACGATGCTGTGAAGCGCGAAGACCTGGAAACGGCCCGCTACTTTGCCGAGCATCCGATAAAAAAGCTTGCGTCAATGAAAATCGTTGTCTGGCGGCGGGTTGCTGAGTTGCAGGTAAAGAAGGGATTGCAAAAGGATGCTGCGAATAGTTACCGGCGGGCAACGGCCACGATCTTGGATGACCTGGGAACGACTCGCTACGTTACGGAAGTCGAGGCGATAGCGGCGCTTGGCGAGTCCATGCGTCAGAATGGATTTGACGCAGAAGGCCGCAAAGCAATCCTTGAGGCAGTGTCCATGATTGACCAGATTCCGGAAAGGCAAGCGGACGGCCGCATCCAGGCTGGCATACTGCTGTCAAAGACCCTTTGGCGTTCGGGAATGCACGCCGATGCAAAGCAGCAGATTCTTCGGGCCTACCGTGCTGCCAATACATATAGCGACAAGGTTGGTATACGGAAAGGTGATTTGCTATCCGCAATCGGACAAACCACCTCCATATTTATTTCCGAAGTCAGTGCCAACGAGCCTACGAAGACACCTCGCAAGAGTCGGTTGTAG
- a CDS encoding thiazole synthase: MTTTNLSALADPLRLYDEVFGSRLLLGTARYPSPQSLEDAVRACGPAMLTVALRRQSAGTPEGGAGFWKMLRVLGVPVLPNTAGCYSADEAYTLAQMSREVFETDWIKLEVIGDDYTLQPDTLALPAAAERLIRDGFKVLPYCTEDLVLCRRLLDVGCRALMPWAAPIGTGRGPTNPYGLRLLRERLPDVPLIVDAGLGVPSHATQVMEWGYDGVLLNTAVAQAGDPVAMARAFAMATQAGRLARLSGPMPERDVAQASTPVVGLPFWHADKNSA; this comes from the coding sequence ATGACCACTACGAATCTTTCCGCGCTGGCCGATCCGCTGCGGCTGTATGACGAAGTCTTCGGCTCGCGGCTGCTGCTGGGCACCGCACGCTATCCGTCGCCGCAATCGCTGGAAGACGCGGTGCGCGCGTGCGGCCCGGCCATGCTGACCGTGGCGCTGCGCCGCCAGAGCGCCGGCACACCCGAAGGCGGCGCGGGCTTCTGGAAGATGCTGCGCGTGCTGGGCGTGCCCGTGCTGCCCAACACGGCCGGCTGCTACTCCGCCGACGAGGCCTACACGCTCGCGCAGATGTCGCGCGAAGTGTTCGAGACCGACTGGATCAAGCTCGAAGTCATCGGCGACGACTACACGCTGCAGCCCGACACGCTGGCGCTGCCGGCGGCCGCCGAACGCCTGATCCGCGACGGCTTCAAGGTGCTGCCGTACTGCACCGAAGACCTCGTGCTGTGCCGCCGCCTGCTCGACGTCGGCTGCCGGGCGCTGATGCCGTGGGCCGCCCCCATCGGCACCGGGCGTGGGCCGACCAACCCGTACGGCCTGCGCCTGCTGCGCGAGCGCCTGCCCGACGTGCCGCTGATCGTCGATGCCGGCCTGGGCGTGCCGTCGCACGCCACGCAGGTGATGGAGTGGGGCTACGACGGCGTGCTGCTCAACACCGCCGTCGCGCAGGCGGGCGATCCGGTGGCGATGGCGCGCGCGTTCGCGATGGCCACGCAGGCCGGCCGCCTGGCGCGGCTGTCGGGCCCGATGCCGGAGCGCGATGTCGCGCAGGCGAGCACGCCGGTGGTCGGCCTGCCGTTCTGGCATGCCGACAAGAACAGCGCATGA
- a CDS encoding thiamine phosphate synthase, with the protein MSASAPRFASAWPDAAALADRLIDRHADAFGRAPHAWSVTDRADDAATAAVLLTTDAAQADRARAAGAAVVLSEARNGERIDTVHDRLGTYRFAAPATGAVFDERFVAMFGAALALAFEPRDALCVARAWIAEAAADALAWPARFDALPRVLEPALPCAASPDLAFAPCPARLGVYAVVPDAEWVERLVALKVPTVQLRVKSDDARAVAGQVRRAAAAARGSQTRLFINDHWRIALDVHAQTPDNGLYGIHLGQEDIDDADLAAIRASGLRLGISTHGYAEMLRVAALNPSYLALGAVFATPTKTMPTVPQGLGRLFAHAAAMRSRVPAPPLVAIGGIDLAAMPRVLESGVGGVAVVRAITQAEDVLAAVQALRATFAAHARA; encoded by the coding sequence ATGAGCGCATCCGCCCCGCGCTTTGCCAGCGCCTGGCCGGATGCCGCCGCGCTGGCCGACCGCCTCATCGATCGCCACGCCGATGCCTTCGGCCGCGCGCCGCACGCCTGGAGCGTGACCGACCGCGCCGATGACGCCGCGACCGCCGCCGTCCTGCTGACCACCGACGCCGCGCAGGCCGACCGCGCCCGCGCCGCCGGCGCCGCCGTCGTGCTGAGCGAGGCGCGCAACGGCGAGCGCATCGACACCGTGCACGACCGCCTCGGCACCTACCGCTTCGCCGCCCCGGCGACGGGCGCGGTGTTCGACGAACGCTTCGTCGCCATGTTCGGCGCTGCACTGGCGCTGGCCTTCGAGCCGCGCGACGCGCTGTGCGTGGCGCGTGCGTGGATCGCCGAGGCCGCCGCCGATGCGCTGGCGTGGCCCGCCCGCTTCGACGCGCTGCCCCGCGTACTCGAACCTGCGCTGCCGTGCGCGGCCTCACCGGACCTCGCCTTCGCGCCCTGCCCGGCGCGGCTCGGCGTGTATGCCGTGGTGCCGGACGCGGAATGGGTCGAGCGCCTCGTTGCGCTCAAGGTGCCGACCGTGCAATTGCGCGTCAAATCGGACGACGCGCGGGCCGTCGCCGGGCAGGTGCGCCGCGCCGCCGCTGCCGCGCGCGGCAGCCAGACGCGCCTGTTCATCAACGACCACTGGCGCATTGCACTCGACGTGCATGCGCAGACGCCCGACAACGGCCTCTACGGCATCCACCTCGGCCAGGAAGACATCGACGATGCGGATCTCGCGGCCATCCGCGCGTCCGGCCTGCGCCTGGGCATCAGCACGCACGGCTACGCCGAGATGCTGCGCGTCGCCGCGCTGAACCCGAGCTACCTCGCGCTGGGCGCGGTCTTCGCCACGCCCACCAAGACCATGCCGACCGTGCCGCAGGGCCTGGGCCGGCTGTTCGCCCATGCGGCGGCGATGCGCTCGCGCGTGCCGGCACCGCCGCTCGTCGCCATCGGCGGCATCGACCTGGCTGCGATGCCGCGCGTGCTGGAGAGCGGCGTCGGCGGCGTGGCCGTGGTGCGCGCCATCACCCAGGCGGAGGATGTGCTCGCCGCCGTGCAGGCGCTGCGGGCGACGTTCGCGGCGCACGCGCGCGCCTGA